A DNA window from Bradyrhizobium barranii subsp. barranii contains the following coding sequences:
- a CDS encoding DUF3892 domain-containing protein, with translation MARLARVRCIRKTDRTNPHERISSIGGVYSNGSHWKQSVVQKIRDIESGAREFYVQEGGLTAGLIVAKHEGHKYIKTTADGIQPDNLLSLAECP, from the coding sequence GTGGCCAGACTCGCACGCGTTCGTTGCATCAGGAAGACCGACAGGACGAATCCACACGAGAGAATTAGCAGCATCGGCGGGGTATATTCGAACGGAAGTCACTGGAAGCAATCTGTCGTTCAGAAGATCAGAGACATCGAAAGCGGCGCGCGGGAATTCTATGTCCAGGAAGGCGGGCTCACTGCTGGTTTGATCGTGGCCAAACACGAAGGGCACAAGTACATCAAGACGACGGCAGACGGCATTCAGCCAGACAATCTTCTTTCACTCGCTGAGTGTCCGTGA
- a CDS encoding cold-shock protein encodes MAMGTVKWFNTQKGYGFIQPDDGQKDVFVHISAVEKAGFTSLAEGAKVSFDVVNNRGKDSAENLRIG; translated from the coding sequence GTGGCAATGGGCACCGTGAAGTGGTTCAACACCCAAAAGGGTTATGGTTTCATCCAGCCGGACGACGGCCAGAAGGACGTGTTCGTCCATATCTCGGCAGTCGAGAAGGCCGGTTTCACCTCTCTCGCCGAGGGAGCCAAGGTTAGCTTCGACGTCGTGAACAATCGCGGAAAAGACTCGGCGGAAAATCTACGAATCGGGTGA
- a CDS encoding IS3-like element ISRj2 family transposase (programmed frameshift), protein MTKKSRRTHSPAFKAKVALAAVKGDKTLAQLFDVHPNQITIWKNQLLEGAAGVFGHDKTSAETPVDLKALHAKIGELALENGFFVRRAHQGGPAERKAMIDRDHDLSIVRQAKVLKLARSTVYYEPRPVSAEDLALMRRLDELHLDYPFAGARMLRSLLRREGVYAGRRHIATLMKRMGIEAVYRRPNTSKPAPGHKIYPYLLRGLKIERPDHAWAMDITYIPMRRGFVYLAAVVDVFSRRVLAHRVSITMEAAFCVEAVQEALAKHGRPEIFNTDQGSQFTSLEFTDVLLDAKIAISMDGKGAWRDNVFVERLWRTVKYEEVYLRAYDSVSEARASIAKYLAFYNQGRPHSSLDGRTPDEAYFGTQAMVMAA, encoded by the exons ATGACGAAGAAGAGCCGCCGGACGCATTCTCCGGCATTCAAGGCGAAGGTTGCTTTGGCTGCGGTCAAAGGCGACAAGACACTGGCGCAGCTGTTTGATGTTCATCCGAACCAGATCACGATCTGGAAAAACCAGCTCCTGGAAGGCGCCGCCGGCGTGTTTGGGCATGACAAGACATCGGCCGAGACGCCGGTCGATTTGAAGGCGTTACATGCCAAGATCGGCGAGCTGGCGTTGGAAAACG GATTTTTTGTCCGGCGCGCTCACCAAGGCGGGCCTGCTGAGCGCAAAGCGATGATCGACCGCGATCATGATCTTTCTATCGTGCGCCAGGCGAAGGTCCTGAAGCTGGCTCGCAGCACGGTCTACTATGAACCTCGGCCAGTTTCGGCCGAGGACCTTGCCTTGATGCGTCGGCTCGATGAGCTGCATCTCGATTATCCCTTCGCGGGAGCGCGTATGCTGCGATCGTTGCTGCGGCGGGAGGGCGTATACGCCGGTCGCCGCCACATCGCGACGCTGATGAAGCGCATGGGGATCGAGGCGGTCTATCGTCGCCCGAACACGAGCAAGCCGGCTCCGGGTCACAAGATCTACCCGTACCTGTTGCGCGGATTGAAGATCGAGCGGCCCGACCATGCGTGGGCAATGGACATCACCTACATTCCGATGCGGCGTGGCTTCGTCTATCTCGCGGCGGTCGTCGATGTGTTCAGCCGACGGGTCCTGGCCCATCGCGTCTCGATCACAATGGAGGCGGCCTTCTGCGTCGAAGCGGTCCAGGAGGCGTTGGCGAAGCACGGCAGGCCCGAGATTTTCAACACGGATCAGGGCAGCCAGTTCACCAGCCTCGAGTTCACCGATGTGCTGCTGGACGCGAAGATCGCCATCAGCATGGACGGCAAGGGCGCCTGGCGCGACAACGTGTTTGTCGAGCGGCTCTGGCGCACGGTCAAATACGAAGAAGTATATCTCCGCGCCTACGACAGCGTGTCCGAGGCGCGAGCGTCAATTGCCAAGTATCTGGCCTTCTACAATCAGGGACGCCCTCACTCGAGCCTTGACGGGCGCACGCCCGACGAGGCTTACTTCGGCACGCAAGCTATGGTGATGGCCGCATGA
- the tnpC gene encoding IS66 family transposase: MPDQGSHRNRGCLPAHLPRVERIIEPASTLCPCGCGAMTKIGEDVSKRLGVIPAQWRVLVTRRPKYICRHCSGPVVQAHAPEHVVPSGLPTEAAIAHVIVSKFGDHAPFYRQAEIYARQGIRLDRATLGNWSGRACFHLQPIADHMRRRLAMADRLFMDETTAPVLDPGRGQTKKGYFWAIVSDDRGHSGPSPPIVLFRYAPGRSGAFAEQFLDGSCGHFLQCDAYDGYDRLTEVARPQGPWTLVHCWSHLRRRFVKLARNSKSPIAEAAVRHIAQLYTIEAMVRGSSPDIRLAARREHSLPMVAALKPWFEKQLSMISSGSTLAEDIRYALNHWQGLTRFLEDGRLELDTNPVENAIRPVCLTRKNALLHEVGAENWALLASLIEEMNAQIARPKGTCLH; encoded by the coding sequence GTGCCGGATCAAGGTTCTCATCGCAATCGCGGCTGCTTGCCTGCCCATTTGCCACGGGTGGAACGGATCATCGAGCCTGCGAGCACGCTCTGTCCGTGCGGTTGCGGCGCCATGACAAAGATCGGCGAGGACGTCAGCAAACGCCTCGGCGTGATCCCGGCGCAATGGCGGGTGTTGGTCACGCGCCGCCCGAAATACATCTGTCGCCACTGCTCGGGCCCTGTCGTGCAGGCGCACGCACCGGAGCACGTCGTGCCCAGCGGGCTGCCGACCGAAGCGGCGATTGCTCACGTGATCGTCTCCAAGTTTGGCGACCATGCGCCGTTTTACCGCCAAGCCGAGATCTATGCGCGCCAGGGCATCCGACTTGATCGGGCGACACTGGGCAACTGGTCCGGCCGCGCCTGCTTCCATCTTCAGCCCATCGCGGACCACATGCGCCGCCGCCTGGCCATGGCGGATCGTCTGTTCATGGACGAAACCACGGCGCCGGTGCTCGATCCCGGGCGAGGCCAAACGAAGAAGGGCTACTTCTGGGCGATCGTCTCCGACGACCGCGGCCACAGCGGCCCAAGTCCGCCGATCGTGCTGTTCCGATATGCCCCCGGTCGCAGCGGTGCCTTTGCGGAGCAGTTCCTGGATGGCTCTTGCGGACACTTCCTGCAATGCGATGCCTATGACGGTTATGACCGGCTAACCGAAGTCGCTCGACCGCAAGGGCCGTGGACGCTCGTGCATTGCTGGAGCCATTTGCGCCGGCGCTTCGTCAAATTGGCCCGTAACAGCAAATCGCCGATCGCCGAGGCCGCCGTTCGGCACATCGCACAGCTTTACACCATCGAAGCTATGGTGCGCGGCTCATCGCCGGACATCCGGCTGGCCGCGCGCAGGGAGCACTCGCTGCCCATGGTCGCCGCGTTAAAGCCTTGGTTCGAGAAACAGCTGTCGATGATCTCCAGCGGTTCGACGCTCGCCGAGGACATCCGCTACGCGCTCAATCACTGGCAGGGGCTGACCCGCTTCCTCGAAGACGGGCGCCTCGAGCTCGACACGAACCCGGTCGAGAACGCCATCCGGCCAGTCTGCCTGACCAGAAAAAATGCTCTCTTGCATGAGGTCGGGGCTGAAAATTGGGCCTTGCTTGCGTCGCTCATCGAAGAGATGAATGCCCAGATCGCGAGACCGAAAGGGACTTGCCTTCACTGA
- the tnpB gene encoding IS66 family insertion sequence element accessory protein TnpB (TnpB, as the term is used for proteins encoded by IS66 family insertion elements, is considered an accessory protein, since TnpC, encoded by a neighboring gene, is a DDE family transposase.), translating to MIAAGADLKIYIATRPIDFRCGHDGLAAKVQEMLRLDPFSGAAFVFRSKRADRIKILVWDRTGLVLVHKRLEGCKFVWPTIADGVMRISPAMFAALFEGLDWRLVRPEEARRPQAAG from the coding sequence ATGATCGCGGCCGGTGCCGATCTGAAGATTTACATCGCGACGCGGCCGATCGACTTCCGCTGTGGCCACGATGGGCTTGCGGCGAAGGTGCAGGAGATGCTTCGTCTCGACCCGTTCAGCGGCGCAGCCTTCGTGTTCCGATCGAAACGAGCGGACCGGATCAAGATTTTGGTCTGGGATCGAACGGGCCTGGTGTTGGTGCACAAGCGTCTTGAAGGTTGCAAGTTCGTTTGGCCAACGATTGCAGACGGCGTGATGCGGATATCGCCGGCGATGTTCGCAGCCCTGTTCGAGGGGCTGGATTGGAGGTTGGTCCGCCCGGAAGAAGCGCGGCGTCCCCAGGCGGCTGGATAA
- the tnpA gene encoding IS66-like element accessory protein TnpA, with protein sequence MNVRRSLRLGTEVWMGLDSKKDVHLAGSPVGPVSRLEVLEGPSGRRVRSEAERARIVAESLLPGAQVSEVARKHGATRWQIYDWRRRFRQRGMLAPCEASQSTFAPLVVESAVEERHVPAIKLEIAIGDVVLRTDTAIDGEQLSRVIRAVRASR encoded by the coding sequence ATGAATGTGCGAAGAAGCCTCCGACTTGGAACGGAGGTTTGGATGGGATTGGACAGCAAAAAGGACGTCCATTTGGCCGGCTCACCGGTAGGGCCGGTGAGCCGGCTGGAGGTCCTCGAAGGACCCTCGGGGCGCCGTGTGCGTTCGGAGGCTGAGAGAGCCCGGATCGTCGCCGAGAGCCTGCTACCTGGTGCCCAGGTGTCCGAGGTGGCGCGCAAGCACGGAGCGACGCGCTGGCAAATTTACGATTGGCGACGACGCTTTCGACAGCGAGGCATGTTGGCGCCGTGCGAGGCATCGCAGTCGACATTCGCACCGCTGGTCGTGGAAAGCGCGGTGGAGGAGCGTCACGTTCCGGCGATCAAGCTTGAGATCGCGATCGGCGATGTCGTGCTGCGGACGGACACAGCCATAGATGGCGAGCAGTTGTCCCGGGTGATCCGCGCAGTGCGAGCGTCACGATGA